From Calonectris borealis chromosome 7, bCalBor7.hap1.2, whole genome shotgun sequence, one genomic window encodes:
- the DKK1 gene encoding dickkopf-related protein 1 gives MRGLVALLAALSCAAPAGRAAAPGGGLSSNAIKGPPPGGAAEASAAPAAPFDGSNKPPPAATRQPFPCAEDEDCGPEEFCGGAARGGGAPLCLACRRRRKRCLRDAMCCPGTTCSNGLCTPPEPPHGAAELDEIGTEVLPRRTPAPAWLPTVKGDEGDFCLRSSDCAAGLCCARHFWSKICKPVLREGQVCTRHRRKGTHGLEIFQRCQCAEGLACRLQREHGPADASRLHTCQRH, from the exons ATGCGGGGGCTGGTGGCGCTGCTGGCGGCGCTGAGctgcgcggccccggcggggcgggcggcggcgcccggcggcggcctcAGCTCCAACGCCATcaagggaccccccccggggggggcggccgAGGCcagcgccgcccccgccgcccccttcgACGGCAGCAACaagccgccgccggccgccaccCGGCAG cctttcccctgcGCCGAGGACGAGGACTGCGGCCCCGAGGAGTTTTGCGGgggggcggcccgcggcgggggTGCCCCGCTCTGCCTCGCCTGCCGGAGACGCCGCAAGCGCTGCCTGCGCGACGCCATGTGCTGCCCCGGCACGACCTGCAGCAACG ggcTCTGCACCCCTCCGGAGCCTCCCCACGGAGCTGCCGAGCTGGATGAGATCGGCACCGAGGTGCTGCCCCGACGGACGCCCGCTCCTGCCTGGCTCCCCACTGTCAAAG GTGATGAAGGGGACTTCTGCCTGCGTTCATCGGACTGCGCGGCCGGGCTGTGCTGCGCCCGTCACTTCTGGTCCAAAATCTGCAAGCCGGTGCTGCGGGAAGGGCAGGTGTGTACCCGGCACCGGCGGAAAGGCACCCACGGCCTGGAGATCTTCCAGCGGTGCCAGTGCGCCGAGGGGCTGGCGTGCCGCCTCCAGCGAGAGCACGGCCCCGCCGACGCCTCCCGCCTGCACACCTGTCAGCGGCACTGA